A genomic region of Silurus meridionalis isolate SWU-2019-XX chromosome 7, ASM1480568v1, whole genome shotgun sequence contains the following coding sequences:
- the neurl2 gene encoding neuralized-like protein 2 — MAAILGQFMEFHSVHGTNVQLDCCGTRAIRVESFANGICFSKHPLNPGEIFLVEIEDKEIGWCGHLRIGLTANDPQKLETVPEYSLPDLVDQGGSWVFAITRNHNKVIEDEAQEADGRQADRNEGNILKTFFTESHLHIESVCIPKDKLVGRSRPGQFSHILDDLYKINALPPTARRSRIGVLYVPKSQGFADMHIVINGEDMGASAKGIPTSQPLYAVVDLFAATKSVRIVQVEYGLPSLQTLCRKTIQKHIIHRMALDLLDLPEMLKQYCKFE; from the exons ATGGCTGCAATTTTGGGGCAGTTTATGGAGTTTCACTCTGTTCATGGTACCAATGTCCAACTGGACTGCTGTGGGACTAGGGCCATTAGAGTTGAAAGTTTTGCTAATGGAATCTGCTTTAGTAAACATCCTTTAAATCCCGGAGAGATTTTCCTGGTGGAGATCGAGGACAAGGAGATAGGCTGGTGTGGTCATCTCAGGATTGGACTAACTGCAAATGATCCTCAAAAGTTGGAGACAGTTCCTGAGTATTCGTTGCCTGACCTAGTGGACCAGGGAGGAAGCTGGGTGTTTGCCATAACTAGGAACCACAACAAGGTTATTGAGGATGAGGCCCAAGAAGCAGATGGTAGGCAAGCTGATAGAAATGAAggcaatattttaaaaacttttttcactGAAAGTCACTTACATATAGAGAGTGTGTGCATACCGAAGGACAAGTTGGTGGGAAGGAGTCGGCCTGGCCAGTTTAGTCACATCCTGGATgatctttataaaattaatGCTTTGCCTCCTACTGCCAGACGCAGTCGGATTGGAGTTTTGTATGTTCCAAAAAGCCAAGGTTTTGCTGACATGCATATTGTCATCAATGGTGAAGACATGGGTGCCTCTGCCAAAGGAATTCCCACCAGTCAGCCACTCTATGCCGTTGTGGATTTATTCGCTGCTACTAAAAGTGTCCGAATTGTACAAGTGGAATATGGCC TTCCCTCACTGCAGACACTTTGTCGGAAGACTATTCAGAAGCACATCATTCACAGAATGGCATTGGACTTGTTGGATCTCCCAGAGATGCTAAAACAGTACTGTAAATTTGAGTAA
- the msrb1b gene encoding methionine-R-sulfoxide reductase B1b translates to MSFCSFSGKEVYKDHFKRGIYVCSQCANPLFSSRSKYVHSSPWPAFTETIQEDSVTKVMETLTAYKVLCGKCGSGLGHEFLNDGPEEGMSRFUIFSHSMKFVPKDKVGHQ, encoded by the exons ATGTCGTTCTGTTCTTTTTCCGGGAAGGAAGTGTACAAAGATCATTTTAAGCGAG GAATATATGTCTGCTCCCAATGTGCAAACCCACTGTTTTCAAGTCGATCAAAATATGTCCACTCCTCGCCTTGGCCAGCTTTCACAGAAACTATCCAGGAGGACAGTGTAACTAAAGTGATGGAGACACTCACAGCTTATAAG GTTCTGTGTGGGAAGTGTGGAAGTGGACTAGGCCATGAGTTTCTGAATGATGGTCCAGAAGAAGGCATGTCAAGATTTTGAATTTTTAGCCACTCAATGAAGTTTGTTCCAAAAG ACAAGGTTGGCCATCAATAA
- the meiob gene encoding meiosis-specific with OB domain-containing protein isoform X1, whose protein sequence is MENGSTYSSVSISDLNPSITRPNLVGIIIGKTDARGFPDRKNVGSERFTFNFTIKDSPIHYINVSSWGTEQYIQGLCSHFKIGDCVFIENPLVVTKDPEKEDRFCPLTPSSFVLSFYRLLVTETHSAIRMCSDLDTESRLLPLFHIPVKDSGDFYTLGDITANGQSLDGNFINILAAVRSIGEPKYFTTSDGRKGQKLEIKLFDETLTSFPFICWDRETIQFVQTLPPRETVLFIVDARINFDTFRNSMVATATSKTIITMNPGFLCLYIDTLEANQLFSYAKELSESEQLNEPEIEVNVNVPCKHKTCICFNCIGPSQVDSEYLFYNYFTVDSICDVQTVSQVKARALNNSDAFYVVIYGFITTLGLDSCITRVIRSRCDRCKFRVHEDTEVCTNAACPKQGEAGEVTAAFDLLVDISDHTGTLQSCNLSGTVAEQTLGCTSKEFVCLSESNRTAMKWKFLLERCKVYVKVLPSTKSKIGMRTSILSCTLADPVEVKQSMSAFTSFYIPDIRLNSGSV, encoded by the exons ATGGAAAATGGTTCCACATACAGCAGTGTTTCAATATCTGACTTGAACCCGAGTATCACACGTCCG AATTTGGTCGGGATTATTATTGGAAAGACTGATGCAAGAGGATTCCCTGACAGGAAAA ATGTTGGTTCCGAGCGATTTACCTTCAACTTTACAATTAAAGACTCACCAATCCATTACATTAATGTTTCTTCATGGGGCACTGAACAATATATTCAAGGGCTTTGCAGCCATTTTAAAATAGGAGACTGTG ttttcattGAAAATCCTCTTGTTGTTACTAAAGATCCAGAGAAAGAGGATCGATTCTGTCCTTTAACCCCAAG TTCCTTTGTCCTCAGTTTTTACAGATTGTTGGTGACAGAAACCCACTCAGCCATACGAATGTGTTCAGATTTAGACACAGAGAGCAGACTGCTTCCTCTGTTCCACATACCAGTGAAGGACTCAGGGGATTTCTACACACTGGGAGACATTACTGCAAATGGACAAAGCTTAGATGGGAACTTTATTAATATTCTAGCTGCTGTGCGATCG ATTGGCGAACCAAAGTACTTTACTACATCAGATGGGCGAAAAGGGCAGAAGCTAGAGATTAAACTGTTTGATGAAACTTTGACATCATTCCCTTTCATATG TTGGGATCGAGAAACAATTCAGTTTGTGCAGACCTTGCCACCACGAGAGACAG TGCTCTTCATAGTGGATGCTCGGATCAACTTTGATACTTTTCGTAACTCAATGGTGGCAACAGCTACCTCAAAAACGATCATTACTATGAACCCTG GTTTCCTTTGTCTTTATATAGATACATTAGAAGCCAACCAGCTCTTCAGTTATGCCAAGGAGTTATCAGAAAGTGAACAGCTAAATGAGCCAGAAATAGAAGTGAATGTTAATGTTCCCTGTAAGCATAAAACATGCATTTGTTTTAACTGTATAGGACCATCTCAGGTAGAtagtgaatatttattttacaattatttcacaGTGGACTCCATTTGTGATGTACAGACAGTAAGTCAGGTTAAAGCCAGAGCCCTGAACAACTCTGATGCCTTTTATGTTGTGATATATGGGTTCATCACCACTTTAGGATTAGATTCCTGCATTACTAGAGTCATTCGCAGCAGGTG TGACAGATGCAAATTTCGTGTCCATGAGGACACTGAGGTCTGCACTAACGCAGCCTGTCCAAAACAAGGAGAAGCAGGTGAAGTCACTGCAGCCTTTGATCTGCTAGTGGATATCAGTGATCACACAGGAACTCTGCAGAGCTGTAATCTGTCAGGCACTGTTGCTGAGCAAACACTAGGATGTACT TCCAAGGAATTTGTGTGTCTATCAGAGTCTAACCGGACGGCCATGAAGTGGAAGTTTCTGCTGGAAAGATGCAAAGTTTATGTAaag gTGTTACCATCAACAAAAAGCAAAATTGGCATGAGGACAAGCATCTTGTCTTGCACCCTTGCTGATCCAGTGGAAGTGAAACAAAGCATGTCTGCCTTCACCAGCTTTTATATACCAGATATAAGATTAAATAGTGGTAGTGTTTGA
- the meiob gene encoding meiosis-specific with OB domain-containing protein isoform X4 has protein sequence MENGSTYSSVSISDLNPSITRPNLVGIIIGKTDARGFPDRKNVGSERFTFNFTIKDSPIHYINVSSWGTEQYIQGLCSHFKIGDCVFIENPLVVTKDPEKEDRFCPLTPSSFVLSFYRLLVTETHSAIRMCSDLDTESRLLPLFHIPVKDSGDFYTLGDITANGQSLDGNFINILAAVRSIGEPKYFTTSDGRKGQKLEIKLFDETLTSFPFICWDRETIQFVQTLPPRETVLFIVDARINFDTFRNSMVATATSKTIITMNPGFLCLYIDTLEANQLFSYAKELSESEQLNEPEIEVNVNVPLDSICDVQTVSQVKARALNNSDAFYVVIYGFITTLGLDSCITRVIRSRCDRCKFRVHEDTEVCTNAACPKQGEAGEVTAAFDLLVDISDHTGTLQSCNLSGTVAEQTLGCTSKEFVCLSESNRTAMKWKFLLERCKVYVKVLPSTKSKIGMRTSILSCTLADPVEVKQSMSAFTSFYIPDIRLNSGSV, from the exons ATGGAAAATGGTTCCACATACAGCAGTGTTTCAATATCTGACTTGAACCCGAGTATCACACGTCCG AATTTGGTCGGGATTATTATTGGAAAGACTGATGCAAGAGGATTCCCTGACAGGAAAA ATGTTGGTTCCGAGCGATTTACCTTCAACTTTACAATTAAAGACTCACCAATCCATTACATTAATGTTTCTTCATGGGGCACTGAACAATATATTCAAGGGCTTTGCAGCCATTTTAAAATAGGAGACTGTG ttttcattGAAAATCCTCTTGTTGTTACTAAAGATCCAGAGAAAGAGGATCGATTCTGTCCTTTAACCCCAAG TTCCTTTGTCCTCAGTTTTTACAGATTGTTGGTGACAGAAACCCACTCAGCCATACGAATGTGTTCAGATTTAGACACAGAGAGCAGACTGCTTCCTCTGTTCCACATACCAGTGAAGGACTCAGGGGATTTCTACACACTGGGAGACATTACTGCAAATGGACAAAGCTTAGATGGGAACTTTATTAATATTCTAGCTGCTGTGCGATCG ATTGGCGAACCAAAGTACTTTACTACATCAGATGGGCGAAAAGGGCAGAAGCTAGAGATTAAACTGTTTGATGAAACTTTGACATCATTCCCTTTCATATG TTGGGATCGAGAAACAATTCAGTTTGTGCAGACCTTGCCACCACGAGAGACAG TGCTCTTCATAGTGGATGCTCGGATCAACTTTGATACTTTTCGTAACTCAATGGTGGCAACAGCTACCTCAAAAACGATCATTACTATGAACCCTG GTTTCCTTTGTCTTTATATAGATACATTAGAAGCCAACCAGCTCTTCAGTTATGCCAAGGAGTTATCAGAAAGTGAACAGCTAAATGAGCCAGAAATAGAAGTGAATGTTAATGTTCCCT TGGACTCCATTTGTGATGTACAGACAGTAAGTCAGGTTAAAGCCAGAGCCCTGAACAACTCTGATGCCTTTTATGTTGTGATATATGGGTTCATCACCACTTTAGGATTAGATTCCTGCATTACTAGAGTCATTCGCAGCAGGTG TGACAGATGCAAATTTCGTGTCCATGAGGACACTGAGGTCTGCACTAACGCAGCCTGTCCAAAACAAGGAGAAGCAGGTGAAGTCACTGCAGCCTTTGATCTGCTAGTGGATATCAGTGATCACACAGGAACTCTGCAGAGCTGTAATCTGTCAGGCACTGTTGCTGAGCAAACACTAGGATGTACT TCCAAGGAATTTGTGTGTCTATCAGAGTCTAACCGGACGGCCATGAAGTGGAAGTTTCTGCTGGAAAGATGCAAAGTTTATGTAaag gTGTTACCATCAACAAAAAGCAAAATTGGCATGAGGACAAGCATCTTGTCTTGCACCCTTGCTGATCCAGTGGAAGTGAAACAAAGCATGTCTGCCTTCACCAGCTTTTATATACCAGATATAAGATTAAATAGTGGTAGTGTTTGA
- the meiob gene encoding meiosis-specific with OB domain-containing protein isoform X3 — protein MENGSTYSSVSISDLNPSITRPNLVGIIIGKTDARGFPDRKNVGSERFTFNFTIKDSPIHYINVSSWGTEQYIQGLCSHFKIGDCVFIENPLVVTKDPEKEDRFCPLTPSSFVLSFYRLLVTETHSAIRMCSDLDTESRLLPLFHIPVKDSGDFYTLGDITANGQSLDGNFINILAAVRSIGEPKYFTTSDGRKGQKLEIKLFDETLTSFPFICWDRETIQFVQTLPPRETVLFIVDARINFDTFRNSMVATATSKTIITMNPDTLEANQLFSYAKELSESEQLNEPEIEVNVNVPCKHKTCICFNCIGPSQVDSEYLFYNYFTVDSICDVQTVSQVKARALNNSDAFYVVIYGFITTLGLDSCITRVIRSRCDRCKFRVHEDTEVCTNAACPKQGEAGEVTAAFDLLVDISDHTGTLQSCNLSGTVAEQTLGCTSKEFVCLSESNRTAMKWKFLLERCKVYVKVLPSTKSKIGMRTSILSCTLADPVEVKQSMSAFTSFYIPDIRLNSGSV, from the exons ATGGAAAATGGTTCCACATACAGCAGTGTTTCAATATCTGACTTGAACCCGAGTATCACACGTCCG AATTTGGTCGGGATTATTATTGGAAAGACTGATGCAAGAGGATTCCCTGACAGGAAAA ATGTTGGTTCCGAGCGATTTACCTTCAACTTTACAATTAAAGACTCACCAATCCATTACATTAATGTTTCTTCATGGGGCACTGAACAATATATTCAAGGGCTTTGCAGCCATTTTAAAATAGGAGACTGTG ttttcattGAAAATCCTCTTGTTGTTACTAAAGATCCAGAGAAAGAGGATCGATTCTGTCCTTTAACCCCAAG TTCCTTTGTCCTCAGTTTTTACAGATTGTTGGTGACAGAAACCCACTCAGCCATACGAATGTGTTCAGATTTAGACACAGAGAGCAGACTGCTTCCTCTGTTCCACATACCAGTGAAGGACTCAGGGGATTTCTACACACTGGGAGACATTACTGCAAATGGACAAAGCTTAGATGGGAACTTTATTAATATTCTAGCTGCTGTGCGATCG ATTGGCGAACCAAAGTACTTTACTACATCAGATGGGCGAAAAGGGCAGAAGCTAGAGATTAAACTGTTTGATGAAACTTTGACATCATTCCCTTTCATATG TTGGGATCGAGAAACAATTCAGTTTGTGCAGACCTTGCCACCACGAGAGACAG TGCTCTTCATAGTGGATGCTCGGATCAACTTTGATACTTTTCGTAACTCAATGGTGGCAACAGCTACCTCAAAAACGATCATTACTATGAACCCTG ATACATTAGAAGCCAACCAGCTCTTCAGTTATGCCAAGGAGTTATCAGAAAGTGAACAGCTAAATGAGCCAGAAATAGAAGTGAATGTTAATGTTCCCTGTAAGCATAAAACATGCATTTGTTTTAACTGTATAGGACCATCTCAGGTAGAtagtgaatatttattttacaattatttcacaGTGGACTCCATTTGTGATGTACAGACAGTAAGTCAGGTTAAAGCCAGAGCCCTGAACAACTCTGATGCCTTTTATGTTGTGATATATGGGTTCATCACCACTTTAGGATTAGATTCCTGCATTACTAGAGTCATTCGCAGCAGGTG TGACAGATGCAAATTTCGTGTCCATGAGGACACTGAGGTCTGCACTAACGCAGCCTGTCCAAAACAAGGAGAAGCAGGTGAAGTCACTGCAGCCTTTGATCTGCTAGTGGATATCAGTGATCACACAGGAACTCTGCAGAGCTGTAATCTGTCAGGCACTGTTGCTGAGCAAACACTAGGATGTACT TCCAAGGAATTTGTGTGTCTATCAGAGTCTAACCGGACGGCCATGAAGTGGAAGTTTCTGCTGGAAAGATGCAAAGTTTATGTAaag gTGTTACCATCAACAAAAAGCAAAATTGGCATGAGGACAAGCATCTTGTCTTGCACCCTTGCTGATCCAGTGGAAGTGAAACAAAGCATGTCTGCCTTCACCAGCTTTTATATACCAGATATAAGATTAAATAGTGGTAGTGTTTGA
- the meiob gene encoding meiosis-specific with OB domain-containing protein isoform X5, translated as MENGSTYSSVSISDLNPSITRPNLVGIIIGKTDARGFPDRKNVGSERFTFNFTIKDSPIHYINVSSWGTEQYIQGLCSHFKIGDCVFIENPLVVTKDPEKEDRFCPLTPSSFVLSFYRLLVTETHSAIRMCSDLDTESRLLPLFHIPVKDSGDFYTLGDITANGQSLDGNFINILAAVRSIGEPKYFTTSDGRKGQKLEIKLFDETLTSFPFICWDRETIQFVQTLPPRETVLFIVDARINFDTFRNSMVATATSKTIITMNPDTLEANQLFSYAKELSESEQLNEPEIEVNVNVPLDSICDVQTVSQVKARALNNSDAFYVVIYGFITTLGLDSCITRVIRSRCDRCKFRVHEDTEVCTNAACPKQGEAGEVTAAFDLLVDISDHTGTLQSCNLSGTVAEQTLGCTSKEFVCLSESNRTAMKWKFLLERCKVYVKVLPSTKSKIGMRTSILSCTLADPVEVKQSMSAFTSFYIPDIRLNSGSV; from the exons ATGGAAAATGGTTCCACATACAGCAGTGTTTCAATATCTGACTTGAACCCGAGTATCACACGTCCG AATTTGGTCGGGATTATTATTGGAAAGACTGATGCAAGAGGATTCCCTGACAGGAAAA ATGTTGGTTCCGAGCGATTTACCTTCAACTTTACAATTAAAGACTCACCAATCCATTACATTAATGTTTCTTCATGGGGCACTGAACAATATATTCAAGGGCTTTGCAGCCATTTTAAAATAGGAGACTGTG ttttcattGAAAATCCTCTTGTTGTTACTAAAGATCCAGAGAAAGAGGATCGATTCTGTCCTTTAACCCCAAG TTCCTTTGTCCTCAGTTTTTACAGATTGTTGGTGACAGAAACCCACTCAGCCATACGAATGTGTTCAGATTTAGACACAGAGAGCAGACTGCTTCCTCTGTTCCACATACCAGTGAAGGACTCAGGGGATTTCTACACACTGGGAGACATTACTGCAAATGGACAAAGCTTAGATGGGAACTTTATTAATATTCTAGCTGCTGTGCGATCG ATTGGCGAACCAAAGTACTTTACTACATCAGATGGGCGAAAAGGGCAGAAGCTAGAGATTAAACTGTTTGATGAAACTTTGACATCATTCCCTTTCATATG TTGGGATCGAGAAACAATTCAGTTTGTGCAGACCTTGCCACCACGAGAGACAG TGCTCTTCATAGTGGATGCTCGGATCAACTTTGATACTTTTCGTAACTCAATGGTGGCAACAGCTACCTCAAAAACGATCATTACTATGAACCCTG ATACATTAGAAGCCAACCAGCTCTTCAGTTATGCCAAGGAGTTATCAGAAAGTGAACAGCTAAATGAGCCAGAAATAGAAGTGAATGTTAATGTTCCCT TGGACTCCATTTGTGATGTACAGACAGTAAGTCAGGTTAAAGCCAGAGCCCTGAACAACTCTGATGCCTTTTATGTTGTGATATATGGGTTCATCACCACTTTAGGATTAGATTCCTGCATTACTAGAGTCATTCGCAGCAGGTG TGACAGATGCAAATTTCGTGTCCATGAGGACACTGAGGTCTGCACTAACGCAGCCTGTCCAAAACAAGGAGAAGCAGGTGAAGTCACTGCAGCCTTTGATCTGCTAGTGGATATCAGTGATCACACAGGAACTCTGCAGAGCTGTAATCTGTCAGGCACTGTTGCTGAGCAAACACTAGGATGTACT TCCAAGGAATTTGTGTGTCTATCAGAGTCTAACCGGACGGCCATGAAGTGGAAGTTTCTGCTGGAAAGATGCAAAGTTTATGTAaag gTGTTACCATCAACAAAAAGCAAAATTGGCATGAGGACAAGCATCTTGTCTTGCACCCTTGCTGATCCAGTGGAAGTGAAACAAAGCATGTCTGCCTTCACCAGCTTTTATATACCAGATATAAGATTAAATAGTGGTAGTGTTTGA
- the meiob gene encoding meiosis-specific with OB domain-containing protein isoform X2: MENGSTYSSVSISDLNPSITRPNLVGIIIGKTDARGFPDRKNVGSERFTFNFTIKDSPIHYINVSSWGTEQYIQGLCSHFKIGDCVFIENPLVVTKDPEKEDRFCPLTPSFYRLLVTETHSAIRMCSDLDTESRLLPLFHIPVKDSGDFYTLGDITANGQSLDGNFINILAAVRSIGEPKYFTTSDGRKGQKLEIKLFDETLTSFPFICWDRETIQFVQTLPPRETVLFIVDARINFDTFRNSMVATATSKTIITMNPGFLCLYIDTLEANQLFSYAKELSESEQLNEPEIEVNVNVPCKHKTCICFNCIGPSQVDSEYLFYNYFTVDSICDVQTVSQVKARALNNSDAFYVVIYGFITTLGLDSCITRVIRSRCDRCKFRVHEDTEVCTNAACPKQGEAGEVTAAFDLLVDISDHTGTLQSCNLSGTVAEQTLGCTSKEFVCLSESNRTAMKWKFLLERCKVYVKVLPSTKSKIGMRTSILSCTLADPVEVKQSMSAFTSFYIPDIRLNSGSV, from the exons ATGGAAAATGGTTCCACATACAGCAGTGTTTCAATATCTGACTTGAACCCGAGTATCACACGTCCG AATTTGGTCGGGATTATTATTGGAAAGACTGATGCAAGAGGATTCCCTGACAGGAAAA ATGTTGGTTCCGAGCGATTTACCTTCAACTTTACAATTAAAGACTCACCAATCCATTACATTAATGTTTCTTCATGGGGCACTGAACAATATATTCAAGGGCTTTGCAGCCATTTTAAAATAGGAGACTGTG ttttcattGAAAATCCTCTTGTTGTTACTAAAGATCCAGAGAAAGAGGATCGATTCTGTCCTTTAACCCCAAG TTTTTACAGATTGTTGGTGACAGAAACCCACTCAGCCATACGAATGTGTTCAGATTTAGACACAGAGAGCAGACTGCTTCCTCTGTTCCACATACCAGTGAAGGACTCAGGGGATTTCTACACACTGGGAGACATTACTGCAAATGGACAAAGCTTAGATGGGAACTTTATTAATATTCTAGCTGCTGTGCGATCG ATTGGCGAACCAAAGTACTTTACTACATCAGATGGGCGAAAAGGGCAGAAGCTAGAGATTAAACTGTTTGATGAAACTTTGACATCATTCCCTTTCATATG TTGGGATCGAGAAACAATTCAGTTTGTGCAGACCTTGCCACCACGAGAGACAG TGCTCTTCATAGTGGATGCTCGGATCAACTTTGATACTTTTCGTAACTCAATGGTGGCAACAGCTACCTCAAAAACGATCATTACTATGAACCCTG GTTTCCTTTGTCTTTATATAGATACATTAGAAGCCAACCAGCTCTTCAGTTATGCCAAGGAGTTATCAGAAAGTGAACAGCTAAATGAGCCAGAAATAGAAGTGAATGTTAATGTTCCCTGTAAGCATAAAACATGCATTTGTTTTAACTGTATAGGACCATCTCAGGTAGAtagtgaatatttattttacaattatttcacaGTGGACTCCATTTGTGATGTACAGACAGTAAGTCAGGTTAAAGCCAGAGCCCTGAACAACTCTGATGCCTTTTATGTTGTGATATATGGGTTCATCACCACTTTAGGATTAGATTCCTGCATTACTAGAGTCATTCGCAGCAGGTG TGACAGATGCAAATTTCGTGTCCATGAGGACACTGAGGTCTGCACTAACGCAGCCTGTCCAAAACAAGGAGAAGCAGGTGAAGTCACTGCAGCCTTTGATCTGCTAGTGGATATCAGTGATCACACAGGAACTCTGCAGAGCTGTAATCTGTCAGGCACTGTTGCTGAGCAAACACTAGGATGTACT TCCAAGGAATTTGTGTGTCTATCAGAGTCTAACCGGACGGCCATGAAGTGGAAGTTTCTGCTGGAAAGATGCAAAGTTTATGTAaag gTGTTACCATCAACAAAAAGCAAAATTGGCATGAGGACAAGCATCTTGTCTTGCACCCTTGCTGATCCAGTGGAAGTGAAACAAAGCATGTCTGCCTTCACCAGCTTTTATATACCAGATATAAGATTAAATAGTGGTAGTGTTTGA
- the meiob gene encoding meiosis-specific with OB domain-containing protein isoform X6 — MENGSTYSSVSISDLNPSITRPNLVGIIIGKTDARGFPDRKNVGSERFTFNFTIKDSPIHYINVSSWGTEQYIQGLCSHFKIGDCVFIENPLVVTKDPEKEDRFCPLTPSFYRLLVTETHSAIRMCSDLDTESRLLPLFHIPVKDSGDFYTLGDITANGQSLDGNFINILAAVRSIGEPKYFTTSDGRKGQKLEIKLFDETLTSFPFICWDRETIQFVQTLPPRETVLFIVDARINFDTFRNSMVATATSKTIITMNPDTLEANQLFSYAKELSESEQLNEPEIEVNVNVPLDSICDVQTVSQVKARALNNSDAFYVVIYGFITTLGLDSCITRVIRSRCDRCKFRVHEDTEVCTNAACPKQGEAGEVTAAFDLLVDISDHTGTLQSCNLSGTVAEQTLGCTSKEFVCLSESNRTAMKWKFLLERCKVYVKVLPSTKSKIGMRTSILSCTLADPVEVKQSMSAFTSFYIPDIRLNSGSV, encoded by the exons ATGGAAAATGGTTCCACATACAGCAGTGTTTCAATATCTGACTTGAACCCGAGTATCACACGTCCG AATTTGGTCGGGATTATTATTGGAAAGACTGATGCAAGAGGATTCCCTGACAGGAAAA ATGTTGGTTCCGAGCGATTTACCTTCAACTTTACAATTAAAGACTCACCAATCCATTACATTAATGTTTCTTCATGGGGCACTGAACAATATATTCAAGGGCTTTGCAGCCATTTTAAAATAGGAGACTGTG ttttcattGAAAATCCTCTTGTTGTTACTAAAGATCCAGAGAAAGAGGATCGATTCTGTCCTTTAACCCCAAG TTTTTACAGATTGTTGGTGACAGAAACCCACTCAGCCATACGAATGTGTTCAGATTTAGACACAGAGAGCAGACTGCTTCCTCTGTTCCACATACCAGTGAAGGACTCAGGGGATTTCTACACACTGGGAGACATTACTGCAAATGGACAAAGCTTAGATGGGAACTTTATTAATATTCTAGCTGCTGTGCGATCG ATTGGCGAACCAAAGTACTTTACTACATCAGATGGGCGAAAAGGGCAGAAGCTAGAGATTAAACTGTTTGATGAAACTTTGACATCATTCCCTTTCATATG TTGGGATCGAGAAACAATTCAGTTTGTGCAGACCTTGCCACCACGAGAGACAG TGCTCTTCATAGTGGATGCTCGGATCAACTTTGATACTTTTCGTAACTCAATGGTGGCAACAGCTACCTCAAAAACGATCATTACTATGAACCCTG ATACATTAGAAGCCAACCAGCTCTTCAGTTATGCCAAGGAGTTATCAGAAAGTGAACAGCTAAATGAGCCAGAAATAGAAGTGAATGTTAATGTTCCCT TGGACTCCATTTGTGATGTACAGACAGTAAGTCAGGTTAAAGCCAGAGCCCTGAACAACTCTGATGCCTTTTATGTTGTGATATATGGGTTCATCACCACTTTAGGATTAGATTCCTGCATTACTAGAGTCATTCGCAGCAGGTG TGACAGATGCAAATTTCGTGTCCATGAGGACACTGAGGTCTGCACTAACGCAGCCTGTCCAAAACAAGGAGAAGCAGGTGAAGTCACTGCAGCCTTTGATCTGCTAGTGGATATCAGTGATCACACAGGAACTCTGCAGAGCTGTAATCTGTCAGGCACTGTTGCTGAGCAAACACTAGGATGTACT TCCAAGGAATTTGTGTGTCTATCAGAGTCTAACCGGACGGCCATGAAGTGGAAGTTTCTGCTGGAAAGATGCAAAGTTTATGTAaag gTGTTACCATCAACAAAAAGCAAAATTGGCATGAGGACAAGCATCTTGTCTTGCACCCTTGCTGATCCAGTGGAAGTGAAACAAAGCATGTCTGCCTTCACCAGCTTTTATATACCAGATATAAGATTAAATAGTGGTAGTGTTTGA